Proteins from a genomic interval of Rhodococcoides fascians A25f:
- a CDS encoding tripartite tricarboxylate transporter permease, producing the protein MGFPDLMAGFVNVLTPTHLLFALLGCVLGMLVGVLPGFGPAAAVSLLIPITFGLDATTALIMLAAILYGAAFGGTVTAVLLRIPGEASSIATTLDGYEMAKSGRGGPALVVAALASFVGGLVGVIGFVVVAPFSRFALEFGAPELFLVALLGMALITSFSGNNPAKALISVGLGLAIASVGIDPGQGVQRFTFGMPELFDGVALVAVVMGCFGLTEILIQARSAGGAGRRPLAVGKLLPTKTDITRSAGPTMRGSVIGFFMGLLPGSPGAATSLASYAMEKKLTKRPGQFGKGAVEGVAGPESANNALALSSMIPLFTLGIPTSATVAIMASAFTINGLIPGPLLFRDNPEVAWTIIASFLVGNIILLILNVPLVRLWIAVLKIPFHYLMAMILAFMFLGVYSINGSVFDIFIMLGAGVIGYLFHLTKIPLTPLVLALILGPLLEENFQRSLSLSRGDYGVFVEGPINKVLLLVFIAAVLFGMLRPVLARILSRRATANHPIKEPVS; encoded by the coding sequence ATGGGATTTCCCGATCTGATGGCAGGCTTCGTCAACGTCCTGACTCCGACGCATCTGCTGTTCGCACTCCTCGGCTGCGTGCTCGGCATGCTCGTCGGTGTCCTCCCCGGGTTCGGCCCCGCCGCCGCGGTATCACTACTGATCCCGATCACCTTCGGACTCGACGCCACCACAGCGCTGATCATGCTCGCCGCCATCCTGTACGGCGCAGCATTCGGCGGCACCGTCACCGCTGTGCTGCTGCGTATTCCGGGTGAGGCGTCGTCCATCGCCACCACGCTCGACGGCTACGAGATGGCCAAGAGTGGACGCGGCGGACCCGCTCTTGTCGTCGCCGCACTCGCGTCGTTCGTCGGCGGACTGGTCGGCGTCATCGGATTCGTGGTCGTCGCCCCGTTCAGCCGATTCGCACTCGAATTCGGTGCTCCGGAACTGTTTCTCGTCGCATTGCTCGGCATGGCCCTGATCACAAGCTTCTCGGGCAACAACCCCGCGAAGGCACTGATCAGCGTCGGTCTCGGTCTGGCAATCGCGTCGGTGGGCATCGATCCCGGCCAAGGCGTCCAGCGATTCACGTTCGGCATGCCGGAACTGTTCGACGGCGTCGCACTCGTAGCCGTCGTGATGGGCTGCTTCGGCCTCACCGAGATCCTCATCCAGGCCCGCTCGGCGGGAGGTGCCGGCCGACGACCACTCGCAGTCGGCAAGCTGCTACCCACCAAGACCGACATCACCAGGTCTGCAGGCCCAACGATGCGCGGATCGGTCATCGGCTTCTTCATGGGCCTGCTCCCCGGATCTCCGGGTGCCGCAACCTCATTGGCGTCCTACGCGATGGAGAAGAAGCTCACCAAGCGTCCTGGGCAATTCGGCAAGGGTGCCGTCGAAGGTGTCGCCGGACCGGAATCGGCCAACAACGCACTCGCGCTGTCGTCGATGATTCCGCTGTTCACCCTCGGTATCCCTACCTCCGCCACGGTGGCCATCATGGCAAGCGCCTTCACCATCAACGGTCTGATCCCCGGCCCACTGTTGTTCCGCGACAACCCCGAGGTCGCCTGGACCATCATCGCCAGCTTCCTCGTCGGCAACATCATCCTGCTGATTCTCAACGTGCCACTGGTTCGCCTGTGGATTGCTGTACTGAAGATCCCGTTCCACTACCTGATGGCGATGATCCTGGCCTTCATGTTCCTGGGCGTCTACAGCATCAACGGCAGCGTCTTCGACATCTTCATCATGCTCGGCGCAGGCGTCATCGGATACCTGTTCCACCTCACCAAGATTCCGCTCACACCCCTCGTCCTCGCGCTGATCCTCGGACCACTGCTGGAAGAGAACTTTCAACGCTCACTGTCACTGTCCCGCGGTGATTACGGAGTCTTCGTCGAAGGCCCCATCAACAAGGTTCTCCTGCTCGTCTTCATCGCAGCCGTTCTGTTCGGAATGCTGCGCCCCGTCCTGGCTCGCATCCTCTCCCGCCGCGCCACCGCGAACCACCCCATCAAGGAGCCCGTCTCATGA
- a CDS encoding EAL domain-containing protein, translating into MSSTRGTSTPLHSTLLRARRRVEAVIASGGPNVVFQPIVRASDGSVEGYEALSRFPATGGDPAAWFTDAAHCGLGPELDRSAAVRALDESARLPCESFVAVNLSAATLLVDAPLIELLLDAGRRRPLVVEITEHAALDDEDAVVAVLGELRRGGVAVAVDDVGSAYAGMRHLVLLEPEIVKLDAFVVHEMRANRAKLALAELVLEFARKTDARCVFEGVETDDDLETAISVGADLLQGYRIGRPAAVDLLV; encoded by the coding sequence GTGTCGTCGACTAGAGGCACCTCGACACCGCTGCACTCGACGCTGTTGCGTGCGCGGCGGCGGGTCGAAGCCGTGATCGCAAGCGGTGGCCCGAACGTCGTGTTCCAACCGATCGTCCGCGCGAGTGACGGATCCGTCGAGGGATACGAGGCCCTGTCCCGCTTCCCAGCCACCGGTGGTGATCCCGCAGCATGGTTCACCGATGCCGCGCACTGCGGTCTGGGACCCGAGCTCGACCGATCGGCGGCTGTCCGGGCCTTGGACGAGTCCGCTCGTCTACCCTGCGAGTCCTTCGTTGCCGTGAATCTCAGCGCTGCAACGCTACTGGTCGATGCGCCGCTGATCGAACTGCTGCTCGACGCCGGTCGGCGACGACCTCTGGTCGTCGAGATAACGGAGCATGCCGCGCTCGACGACGAGGATGCGGTGGTCGCTGTGCTGGGCGAACTTCGACGTGGTGGGGTGGCCGTGGCGGTCGACGATGTGGGATCGGCGTACGCGGGTATGCGTCACCTCGTTCTGCTGGAACCGGAGATCGTCAAACTCGATGCCTTCGTCGTCCACGAGATGAGGGCGAACCGGGCGAAGCTGGCATTGGCCGAACTCGTGCTCGAGTTCGCGCGCAAGACCGACGCGCGATGCGTGTTCGAGGGTGTCGAGACCGACGACGATCTCGAGACCGCGATTTCGGTCGGGGCCGATCTGCTGCAGGGCTACCGAATCGGTCGCCCTGCAGCGGTGGATCTGCTCGTCTGA
- a CDS encoding methyltransferase, translated as MSTETYSATAVSDDMIERFSRVPAANVGDAQDRFGIIAGLRPIWAGAAVTGRAYTVWTRSGDNLYIHKALDDARPGDVIVVNGSGDDTRALIGDLIGIRAKSLGIAGFVIDGAVRDADALAELGLPVFARSVTPAGPYKNGPGRLNEPVALGGVVVSPGDVIVADADGVVVVKSSDVEVVIVAAEEVVAREASKRESFSARSH; from the coding sequence ATGAGCACCGAAACCTATTCCGCCACTGCCGTATCCGACGACATGATCGAACGCTTCTCTCGAGTGCCCGCGGCCAACGTAGGCGATGCCCAGGATCGTTTCGGCATCATCGCCGGCCTCCGACCCATTTGGGCCGGAGCGGCAGTCACCGGCCGGGCCTACACCGTGTGGACCCGATCAGGCGACAACCTCTACATCCACAAGGCTCTCGACGACGCCCGCCCCGGTGACGTCATCGTCGTCAACGGCTCGGGCGACGACACCCGCGCCCTCATCGGCGATCTCATCGGGATCCGCGCCAAATCACTGGGCATTGCGGGCTTTGTCATCGACGGTGCCGTACGCGACGCCGACGCATTGGCCGAGTTGGGCCTGCCCGTGTTCGCCCGCAGTGTCACACCGGCAGGACCGTACAAGAATGGTCCGGGACGGCTCAACGAGCCGGTGGCGCTCGGAGGCGTCGTCGTATCTCCCGGTGATGTCATCGTCGCCGACGCCGACGGCGTGGTCGTCGTGAAGAGCTCCGATGTGGAGGTCGTCATCGTCGCTGCCGAGGAAGTAGTGGCACGTGAGGCGTCGAAACGAGAGAGCTTCTCCGCCCGCAGCCACTGA
- a CDS encoding Bug family tripartite tricarboxylate transporter substrate binding protein produces MRKLPILVAAISTAALIAGCSGGTTDSGAPFPRSGATVEWVVPSAAGAGNDILARIMAPAMEAELGVPVKVVNKEGGSQVVGLNYLANAKPDGETIGFTNIPSILGRYLDPSKKAGFDRESFSPIGSFATNDIVIGVNKSSPYANIGELFDAVKANPGTITVGTDSRAGDDHVNLRTLEDTLGLDFNIVHYNSGADKISALVSGETDFALGGVSSFYGQFASGEVNILSVLTEERNKLIPDVPTLASEGYDAPFMTNNFAISAPAGTPDATMTTLQNALETALADPSVAEKLTGAATQPDWVSGADVETLWEQRETEIEPIIAELLADQQ; encoded by the coding sequence ATGAGAAAACTGCCCATCCTCGTCGCGGCCATCTCTACCGCCGCACTCATTGCCGGATGCAGTGGGGGCACAACCGATTCGGGAGCACCGTTCCCACGCAGCGGTGCCACTGTCGAATGGGTCGTCCCGTCCGCCGCAGGCGCAGGCAACGACATCCTGGCCCGCATCATGGCACCGGCCATGGAAGCCGAACTGGGAGTCCCGGTCAAAGTGGTCAACAAAGAAGGCGGCAGCCAGGTCGTCGGACTGAACTACCTGGCCAACGCCAAGCCGGACGGCGAGACCATCGGCTTCACCAACATCCCGTCGATCCTCGGGCGATACCTGGACCCGAGCAAGAAGGCCGGCTTCGATCGTGAAAGCTTCTCGCCCATCGGGTCGTTCGCGACCAACGACATCGTGATCGGGGTCAACAAGTCCAGCCCCTACGCGAACATCGGCGAACTGTTCGATGCAGTGAAGGCCAACCCGGGCACCATCACGGTAGGCACCGATTCCCGTGCGGGCGACGACCACGTCAACCTGCGCACCCTCGAAGACACTCTGGGCCTGGACTTCAACATCGTTCACTACAACAGCGGTGCCGACAAGATCTCGGCACTGGTCTCCGGCGAAACAGACTTCGCCCTCGGTGGAGTGTCCAGCTTCTACGGCCAGTTCGCCTCGGGTGAGGTGAACATCCTCTCGGTACTCACCGAGGAGCGAAACAAGCTCATCCCCGACGTCCCGACGCTGGCGAGCGAGGGATACGACGCCCCGTTCATGACCAACAACTTCGCCATCAGCGCCCCCGCAGGCACCCCGGACGCGACGATGACCACGCTGCAGAACGCCCTCGAGACCGCGCTGGCCGACCCGAGTGTGGCCGAGAAGCTCACCGGCGCAGCGACACAACCAGATTGGGTCTCCGGTGCCGACGTCGAAACCCTCTGGGAACAGCGTGAAACCGAGATCGAGCCGATCATCGCCGAACTGCTCGCCGACCAGCAATAA
- a CDS encoding lipase family protein, which yields MHLYRHMIGAVATAVLASSVTVLGASAAQADVVDDFYVPPAQLADSPGSVVRTQPMSLFAALPGTDGSYPAQAQRVLYTSRTQDDAPVAVSGTFIETEVPWRGAGPRPTIVVAPGTVGQGDQCAPSRAFPTSINAVTQPLSISFNQELLSSTLWGSMGANVFVTDYIGLGTPGLHTYVNRAEEAHAVLDGARAATELTGDANAPIGIWGYSQGGGAAAAAAELAGEYAPELNVKGTWAGAPTADLLEVLKTVDGTLIGGVIGYALNGFVERDSSLLPLIDERLTDHGKAVLDDLSTQCIGDTILKYPFLKTESLTVDGRSMLENLGTIPEAGRILDEQRIGRSTPNAPVMITSGVNDDTVPYGQARQLAQDWCGRGAAVEFRTNTLPPILQGAVLPNHFGPQLIDGYGGEAATFLMDRFADIPVSACTLN from the coding sequence ATGCATCTGTATCGCCACATGATCGGCGCAGTCGCAACTGCTGTGCTTGCGTCCTCGGTAACCGTACTCGGGGCCTCTGCGGCGCAGGCCGATGTCGTCGACGATTTCTACGTCCCCCCTGCCCAGCTCGCCGACAGCCCCGGATCCGTCGTTCGGACGCAACCGATGTCGTTGTTCGCTGCACTGCCGGGTACGGACGGCTCGTATCCGGCCCAGGCGCAACGGGTGCTGTACACCTCTCGAACACAGGACGATGCGCCGGTGGCGGTGTCGGGCACATTCATCGAGACCGAGGTGCCGTGGCGAGGTGCGGGCCCACGACCGACCATCGTCGTCGCACCGGGAACCGTGGGGCAGGGCGATCAGTGCGCCCCGTCGAGAGCGTTCCCTACCTCGATCAATGCTGTGACGCAACCACTGTCGATCTCGTTCAACCAGGAGTTGCTGTCGTCGACGCTGTGGGGATCGATGGGGGCGAACGTGTTCGTCACCGATTACATCGGGCTGGGAACGCCCGGGCTGCACACCTACGTGAACAGAGCGGAGGAGGCGCACGCAGTCCTCGACGGTGCTCGCGCGGCAACAGAATTGACCGGCGACGCGAATGCACCGATCGGCATCTGGGGCTACTCGCAGGGCGGGGGAGCTGCCGCCGCCGCTGCAGAACTCGCCGGTGAGTACGCGCCTGAGCTGAACGTGAAGGGAACGTGGGCCGGGGCTCCGACGGCTGATCTGCTCGAGGTGTTGAAGACGGTCGACGGGACGCTGATCGGTGGTGTGATCGGGTACGCCCTCAACGGCTTCGTCGAGCGAGATTCGAGTCTGCTGCCACTCATCGACGAGCGACTCACCGATCACGGCAAAGCGGTGCTCGACGACCTGTCCACGCAGTGCATCGGCGACACGATTCTGAAATACCCTTTCCTGAAGACAGAATCGCTGACCGTCGACGGTAGATCGATGCTAGAGAACCTGGGCACCATTCCTGAGGCCGGTCGAATCCTGGACGAGCAACGTATCGGCCGCAGTACTCCGAACGCACCGGTGATGATCACCAGCGGAGTCAACGACGACACGGTTCCGTACGGTCAGGCCCGACAGTTGGCCCAGGATTGGTGTGGGCGAGGTGCCGCGGTCGAGTTCCGCACGAATACTTTGCCGCCGATTCTGCAGGGTGCTGTGTTGCCGAACCACTTCGGACCGCAGTTGATCGACGGTTACGGCGGAGAGGCTGCCACGTTCTTGATGGACCGGTTCGCTGACATTCCCGTATCCGCATGCACTCTGAACTGA